From Sphingobium sp. RAC03, a single genomic window includes:
- a CDS encoding GIY-YIG nuclease family protein, whose protein sequence is MQRDFDPTVYILASHRNGTLYVGVTSNLLQRLYQHRSGLIDGFAKDYGIQRLVWFQSGGSMEEAIRREKQIKKWNRPWKINLIEQANPDWRDLAVDLGFDPLESRRIDGAP, encoded by the coding sequence ATGCAACGCGACTTCGATCCCACCGTCTACATATTGGCAAGCCACAGAAACGGCACTTTATACGTCGGCGTCACCTCAAACCTGCTCCAACGCCTCTATCAGCATCGTTCGGGCTTGATCGATGGCTTCGCAAAAGACTACGGCATCCAGCGACTGGTCTGGTTTCAAAGCGGTGGATCGATGGAAGAGGCGATCCGACGTGAAAAGCAGATCAAGAAGTGGAACAGGCCATGGAAAATCAACCTGATTGAGCAAGCTAATCCCGATTGGAGAGATTTAGCGGTCGATCTGGGATTTGATCCCTTGGAAAGTCGGCGCATCGATGGAGCGCCATGA
- a CDS encoding LysE family translocator, translating into MSLHLWWLYVTAVFLISATPGPNMLHVMTQSIQHGPRKAMATMAGLMSAVLLCLAASALGLGALLKTSPRLFDILRYAGVAYLVWLGIKAWRAPVGAAAATVPARSHHALFATGLLTGLSNPKLIIFAAALFPQFIDTDRPFGVQLTILVLTFVVIESFWYSVYALGGLRLARWLAPANRQRLFNRATGVMFIGFGGALLGARA; encoded by the coding sequence CCGGGGCCGAACATGCTGCATGTGATGACGCAGAGCATTCAGCACGGCCCGCGCAAGGCGATGGCGACGATGGCGGGGCTGATGAGCGCGGTGCTGCTGTGCCTCGCCGCTTCGGCGCTGGGCCTTGGCGCGCTGCTCAAAACCTCGCCGCGGCTGTTCGACATACTGCGCTATGCCGGCGTCGCCTATCTCGTCTGGCTGGGGATAAAGGCCTGGCGCGCGCCGGTCGGCGCAGCCGCTGCTACCGTGCCCGCCCGTTCGCACCACGCCCTCTTCGCCACCGGCCTGCTCACGGGCCTCTCCAACCCCAAGCTCATCATCTTCGCCGCCGCGCTCTTCCCCCAGTTCATCGACACCGACCGCCCCTTCGGCGTCCAGCTCACCATCCTGGTGCTGACCTTCGTGGTGATCGAGAGTTTCTGGTACAGCGTCTATGCACTCGGCGGCCTCCGCCTCGCCCGCTGGCTCGCCCCCGCCAACCGCCAACGCCTCTTCAACCGCGCGACCGGCGTCATGTTCATCGGCTTCGGCGGCGCGTTGCTGGGGGCACGGGCGTAG